A window of Ktedonobacteraceae bacterium contains these coding sequences:
- a CDS encoding PHB depolymerase family esterase, translating to MMEYFCGTRKYLYCLAALSLLLLVACSPASSNKTPSPSSHHTAVSTVLPQPTSQANDSAIDRPVVTTGCGRVSPITPGTSADEMIDAHPRQAEGYTSRSYLIHVPIDYTLNHPIPVALIFHGYGGNPVGTEKSTGFSKLADQQDFIAVYPQGLPDGPGGPSFWASIGPYDYGVDDALFVSDVLNRLQSEFCIDARRIYVTGFSNGGAMAAYLACTLGMRIAAFAPVSGNFYAIPGGCHPGRSLPILDIHGTADPILPYNGIPTSVNPRWPLPAIPDWLRDWAVRDGCTVGPVIFLRTSSAVGEQWTHCQADGAVVHYRMIGEGHSWPRMIGSRSGTEAIWDFLETHTLPG from the coding sequence ATGATGGAATATTTTTGTGGTACTCGTAAATACCTATATTGCCTGGCTGCTTTATCTCTCTTGCTGTTAGTTGCCTGTTCTCCTGCTTCTAGCAACAAGACACCTTCCCCCAGTTCGCATCATACAGCGGTTTCGACCGTCTTACCTCAACCCACTTCCCAGGCGAACGATAGTGCTATCGATAGACCGGTAGTTACAACAGGTTGTGGCAGGGTTTCGCCAATTACGCCGGGAACGAGCGCAGATGAGATGATTGATGCTCACCCCAGGCAGGCGGAAGGATATACTTCGCGCAGCTATCTTATCCATGTGCCAATCGACTATACCCTGAATCATCCTATTCCCGTTGCGCTGATCTTTCATGGCTATGGCGGGAATCCGGTAGGGACAGAAAAATCTACGGGTTTCTCAAAGCTGGCGGATCAGCAGGATTTTATCGCGGTCTATCCGCAGGGATTGCCGGATGGTCCGGGTGGCCCGTCATTCTGGGCCAGCATTGGCCCTTATGATTATGGGGTTGATGACGCGCTTTTCGTGAGCGATGTGCTGAACAGGCTGCAAAGTGAGTTCTGTATCGACGCGCGGCGCATCTATGTCACAGGTTTCTCCAATGGAGGAGCTATGGCGGCTTACCTGGCATGTACCCTCGGCATGAGGATAGCCGCGTTTGCGCCCGTCTCCGGTAATTTTTATGCCATCCCCGGTGGATGCCACCCTGGAAGATCTCTTCCTATCCTTGATATTCACGGCACTGCCGATCCGATTTTACCCTATAACGGCATCCCCACTTCTGTGAATCCCAGGTGGCCGCTGCCCGCGATACCCGATTGGTTGCGTGATTGGGCTGTAAGGGATGGCTGCACAGTAGGACCGGTTATCTTCTTGCGGACGAGCAGCGCGGTGGGTGAGCAATGGACGCATTGCCAGGCAGATGGCGCCGTTGTCCATTACCGCATGATCGGTGAGGGACATAGCTGGCCCAGGATGATCGGCAGTCGCTCGGGAACGGAAGCGATCTGGGATTTTTTAGAGACGCACACGTTGCCGGGTTGA
- a CDS encoding response regulator transcription factor yields MTSAFLPSHRVLPIVPEPQPAKGAAPAAQMAEAPAMARKAALPAEIPDTPRIQQESLPIRVLIVDDHEIVRRGLYTVLSEQEDFEVVGQAGTANMAITLAMQLQPDIIILDIFLGASSGLDIAQQLQRGCPKTRIVILTSYSDEAHLFRAMRIGVHGYLRKSLPVSELLPALRSVHSGERVISEPRAITQVLGEFERLTKEQERIRSGLTDLEIELVRLAAAGCSNKEIAARQFWSEVTVKRKMQDIYRKLSVTDRAQAVAEAMRMGLI; encoded by the coding sequence ATGACATCTGCATTTTTACCATCTCATCGCGTACTACCAATAGTACCGGAGCCGCAGCCAGCAAAGGGTGCGGCTCCGGCAGCTCAAATGGCGGAGGCACCGGCAATGGCCAGAAAAGCCGCATTACCGGCAGAGATTCCTGACACGCCGCGGATACAGCAGGAGTCTCTGCCTATTCGTGTGCTGATCGTTGATGACCATGAGATTGTGCGCCGGGGACTCTACACGGTTTTGAGCGAACAAGAAGACTTCGAGGTCGTGGGGCAGGCCGGAACCGCTAATATGGCCATTACGCTCGCCATGCAGTTGCAGCCCGATATCATCATCCTCGATATCTTTCTGGGCGCATCCAGTGGGCTTGATATCGCCCAGCAACTACAGCGAGGATGTCCCAAGACGCGCATTGTCATACTTACCAGTTATTCCGATGAAGCGCATCTCTTCCGCGCCATGCGCATAGGCGTGCATGGCTATTTGCGGAAATCATTGCCTGTCAGCGAGTTACTCCCTGCCCTGCGCTCCGTTCATTCAGGTGAGCGTGTTATCAGCGAGCCGCGCGCCATTACGCAGGTATTGGGCGAATTTGAACGCCTTACCAAGGAGCAGGAACGTATCCGTTCCGGCCTTACGGACCTCGAAATCGAACTTGTGCGCCTGGCTGCCGCGGGATGCAGCAACAAAGAGATCGCCGCGCGCCAGTTCTGGAGCGAAGTAACGGTCAAACGCAAGATGCAGGATATTTATCGCAAACTTTCAGTCACCGACCGCGCGCAGGCCGTCGCGGAAGCCATGCGCATGGGCTTGATCTAG